A window from Pseudomonas alloputida encodes these proteins:
- a CDS encoding peptidylprolyl isomerase: MARATARHILVSSEDKCNELKAQIEAGADFAEIAKANSTCPSSRQGGDLGSFGPGQMVKEFDTVVFSAPVNTVQGPVKTQFGYHLLEVTSRQD, encoded by the coding sequence ATGGCCCGTGCAACCGCCCGCCACATTCTGGTCAGCAGCGAAGACAAGTGCAACGAACTCAAAGCCCAGATCGAAGCAGGCGCCGACTTCGCTGAAATCGCCAAAGCCAACTCCACCTGCCCGTCCAGCCGTCAGGGCGGTGACCTGGGCTCGTTCGGCCCAGGCCAGATGGTCAAGGAATTCGACACCGTGGTCTTCAGCGCACCGGTCAACACCGTGCAAGGCCCGGTGAAGACCCAGTTCGGCTACCACCTGCTGGAAGTGACCAGCCGCCAGGACTGA